From a single Raphanus sativus cultivar WK10039 chromosome 3, ASM80110v3, whole genome shotgun sequence genomic region:
- the LOC108847875 gene encoding integrin-linked protein kinase 1 isoform X1 — MANLAGQLKRGISRQLSSVSLRRTFSRQFTRQASHDPRRNNMRFSFGRQSSLDPIRRSPDQGSGHPQLAVPDNLDATMQLLFVACRGDVEGVGDLLDEGIDVNSIDLDGRTALHIAACEGHVDVVKLLLTRKANIDARDRWGSTAAADAKYYGNMDVYNILKSRGAKVPKTKKTPMVVANPRQVPDYELNPQELQVRKADGISKGIYQVAKWNGTKVSVKILDKDLYKDHDTINAFKHELTLFEKVRHPNVVQFVGAVTQNVPMMIVSEYHPKGDLGSYLQKKGRLSPSKVLRFALDIARGMNYLHECKPEPVIHCDLKPKNIMLDSGGHLKVAGFGLISFDKLSSDKSKVINHGAHIDPSNYCVAPEVYRDEIFDRSADSYSFGVVLYEMIEGVQPFHPKPPEEAVKLMCLEGRRPSFKTKSKSCPEEMRELIEECWDAKAVVRPTFSEIIVRLDRIFVQCSKQGWWKDTFKFPWK; from the exons ATGGCGAACCTCGCGGGACAGCTGAAACGCGGAATCTCGAGGCAACTCTCATCCGTATCGCTCCGCCGCACGTTCAGCCGCCAGTTCACGCGCCAGGCATCGCACGATCCTCGCCGCAACAACATGCGATTCAGCTTCGGCAGGCAGTCATCTCTCGATCCGATACGAAGGAGCCCTGATCAAGGTTCTGGCCATCCTCAGCTCGCCGTCCCCGATAACCTCGACGCCACTATGCAGCTCCTCTTCGTCGCCTGTAGAGGTGATGTTGAAGGCGTTGGGGATCTGCTTGACGAAGGGATCGATGTGAATAGTATTGATCTCGATGGTCGTACCGCGCTTCATATAGCTGCCTGTGAAGGTCATGTGGATGTTGTGAAGCTTTTGCTTACTAGGAAGGCTAATATTGATGCTCGTGATCGTTGGGGAAGCACG GCAGCTGCTGATGCTAAGTACTATGGTAACATGGACGTTTACAACATCTTAAAATCCCGTGGAGCCAAAGTTCCG aaAACGAAAAAGACACCAATGGTTGTGGCCAACCCTCGTCAAGTTCCTGATTACGAGTTAAATCCACAAGAACTTCAAGTTCGGAAAGCTGATGGTATCTCAAAG GGAATCTATCAAGTAGCTAAATGGAATGGGACTAAGGTATCTGTAAAGATACTTGATAAGGATCTCTACAAGGATCATGATACCAT AAACGCCTTCAAACACGAACTTACTTTATTCGAAAAGGTTCGTCATCCTAATGTTGTGCAATTTGTTGGAGCTGTCACTCAAAATGTCCCCATGATGATTGTGTCTGAGTATCATCCTAAA GGTGACCTTGGGAGCTATCTTCAAAAGAAAGGGCGCCTTTCTCCATCCAAAGTTCTAAGATTCGCCCTCGATATAGCCAG GGGAATGAACTATCTTCACGAGTGTAAACCAGAACCAGTAATCCACTGTGATCTAAAACCCAA AAATATTATGCTCGATAGTGGAGGACATTTGAAAGTTGCGGGATTTGGTTTGATAAGTTTTGATAAGTTATCATCAGATAAATCAAAAGTCATTAATCACGGGGCACATATAGACCCTTCAA ATTACTGTGTGGCACCTGAGGTTTACAGAGATGAAATATTTGATAGAAGTGCAGATTCATACTCTTTTGGTGTCGTGTTGTATGAG ATGATTGAAGGAGTACAACCATTCCATCCTAAGCCCCCGGAAGAGGCAGTGAAGCTAATGTGTTTGGAAGGACGAAGACCTTCGTTTAAGACCAAGTCCAAAAGTTGTCCCGAAGAGATGAGAGA ATTGATTGAAGAGTGTTGGGATGCCAAAGCTGTTGTTAGACCGACTTTTTCTGAGATCATTGTTCGGCTGGACAGAATCTTTGTACAGTGCTCAAAACAAGGATGGTGGAAAGATACATTCAAGTTTCCTTG GAAATAA
- the LOC108843884 gene encoding acetolactate synthase small subunit 1, chloroplastic, with product MAAISTSYSPSLHCLRSSSSSESSPHLTPSTRRVSFPSNISHLSRKSSNRDNETGKRMYRSVDERVSDASSAAPTSKVRKHTISVFVGDESGMINRIAGVFARRGYNIESLAVGLNRDKALFTIVVSGTERVLQQVIEQLQKLVNVLKVEDISSEPQVERELMLVKVNAHPDSRAEIMWLVDTFRAKVVDIAEHALTIEVTGDPGKMIAVERNLKKFEIREIVRTGKIALRREKMGATAPFWRFSAASYPDLKEQAPVNVLRGSKTGAIVPPSETTAGGDVYPVESSSDLKVHRVLDAHWGLLTDEDTSGLRSHTLSLLVNDVPGVLNLVTGVFARRGYNIQSLAVGHAEAQGISRITTVVPATDESVSKLVQQLYKLVDVHEVHDLTHLPFSERELMLIKIAVNAAARRDVLDIASIFRAKAVDVSDHTITLQLTGDLDKMVALQRLLEPYGICEVARTGRVALARESGVDSKYLRGYSFPLTG from the exons ATGGCGGCCATTTCCACAAGTTACTCCCCATCCCTTCACTGCTTGAGATCGTCATCATCTTCCGAATCTTCTCCCCATCTCACACCCTCGACGCGTCGGGTATCGTTCCCCTCGAACATCTCTCATCTCTCCCGTAAATCTTCAAACCGAGACAATGAAACGGGAAAGAGAATGTATAGAAGCGTCGACGAGAGAGTCTCCGATGCGTCTTCAGCAGCTCCGACGTCGAA GGTGAGGAAGCACACGATCTCAGTGTTCGTTGGAGACGAAAGCGGGATGATTAACAGGATCGCGGGAGTCTTCGCGAGGAGAGGATACAACATCGAGAGCCTTGCTGTTGGTCTCAACAGAGACAAGGCTCTCTTCACCATTGTTGTCTCCGGCACTGAAAGGGTTCTTCAGCAGGTCATCGAGCAACTCCAGAAGCTCGTTAATGTTCTAAAG GTTGAGGATATCTCGAGTGAGCCGCAAGTGGAGCGTGAACTGATGCTTGTGAAAGTGAATGCACATCCCGATTCCAGGGCTGAG ATCATGTGGCTAGTTGATACTTTCAGAGCAAAAGTTGTCGATATTGCTGAACACGCATTGACTATTGAG GTAACTGGAGATCCTGGGAAAATGATTGCTGTTGaaagaaatttgaaaaagtTTGAGATCAGAGAGATTGTCAGGACAGGAAAG ATAGCACTGAGAAGGGAAAAGATGGGTGCTACTGCTCCTTTTTGGCGATTTTCAGCAGCATCCTATCCAGATCTCAAGGAGCAAGCACCTGTTAATGTTCTTCGAGGTAGCAAAACTGGAGCTATAGTCCCTCCAAGTGAAACAACAGCAGGG GGAGATGTTTATCCCGTTGAGTCATCTTCTGACCTAAAGGTACATCGTGTTCTTGACGCTCACTGGGGACTTCTCACGGACGAAGAT ACGAGTGGACTACGGTCACATACTCTATCTTTGCTTGTAAACGATGTTCCAGGAGTCCTTAATCTTGTTACTGGTGTTTTCGCTCGAAGAGGATACAACATTCAG AGCTTGGCGGTAGGACATGCTGAAGCACAGGGCATTTCACGCATTACAACAGTTGTTCCTGCAACAGATGAATCAGTCAGCAAATTGGTGCAGCAACTTTATAAACTCGTAGATGTGCATGAG GTCCATGATCTTACTCATTTGCCATTTTCTGAAAGAGAACTGATGCTGATAAAGATCGCTGTGAACGCTGCTGCAAGAAGAGATGTCCTGGACATTGCTAGCATTTTCAGGGCAAAAGCTGTTGACGTATCCGATCATACAATTACTTTGCAG CTTACTGGGGATCTTGACAAGATGGTTGCACTGCAGAGGTTGTTGGAGCCTTACGGTATATGCGAG GTTGCAAGAACAGGGCGTGTTGCATTGGCTCGTGAATCAGGAGTGGACTCTAAGTATCTTCGTGGATACTCCTTCCCTTTAACAGGTTAA
- the LOC130509041 gene encoding uncharacterized protein LOC130509041, which translates to MAGVMQKFLVASMFMWMLPIAILYAFNHDLLPGSTTLSPHSLTLLSGFLAVVSVNVVIVFYICLALKEPVDKHKPDALFVAEAKDSVKKLTSGSGVPSTDPALKKQE; encoded by the exons ATGGCTGGGGTTATGCAGAAGTTCCTAGTTGCATCAATGTTCATGTGGATGCTTCCTATTGCCATCTTATACGCTTTCAACCATGATTTGCTCCCTG GTTCCACAACATTGTCCCCACACTCTCTTACACTTCTAAGTGGATTTCTTGCGGTGGTATCAGTCAATGTAGTGATTGTGTTCTACATCTGTCTGGCCCTGAAAGAACCTGTGGATAAACACAAGCCAGACGCTTTGTTTGTCGCAGAGGCCAAAGATAGTGTGAAGAAACTGACATCAGGATCAGGAGTCCCGAGCACTGACCCGGCACTTAAGAAACAAGAGTAA
- the LOC108860440 gene encoding uncharacterized protein LOC108860440 isoform X2, with product MWADLLLVDVNGTIMQASISSNRLPRYQEQLIAGTMFSISGFDVARCAQNFRLTDSSLHIRFSETTSFKELSDPVSPLPTEAFRFRNQSELHGLANTNSHLPDIIGEILGVRSTVTDPPEAKNRVMVTIRLDSDDTVTLSLFDSQAVAFHMQLESMRDDPKVIVATSINPKLVGGRLFLNATSGTHVYFDKQTDAGSARFYQLVARDTGLPSAAPLLRSYAKVEKMTIAELSNFVVTAASQEIDFLCTGKVVRVEAEKGWCYVACSKCSKKLQRSSSALVCGRCDNSHAIGTLRYRVETVISDDSGEGTFVWFDGVMTKLHSLRASEAVQMLGEEGVNPEDSMVPPFITEMEGNTYTFQVRVTAYNFTEHHKTFTITRVDKDHGRLPNDDVDDNG from the exons ATGTGGGCTGACCTCCTTTTGGTGGACGTCAAT GGCACTATTATGCAGGCAAGCATAAGCTCTAACCGTCTCCCACGATACCAGGAACAACTCATTGCCGGTACAATGTTTTCGATTTCTGGTTTTGACGTCGCTAGGTGTGCGCAGAACTTCCGGCTTACGGATTCTTCTCTCCACATCCGGTTCAGCGAAACAACCTCCTTTAAGGAATTGTCCGACCCGGTTTCACCTTTGCCCACGGAAGCTTTCCGGTTCCGTAACCAGTCGGAGTTGCATGGACTGGCAAACACGAACAGTCACTTACCAg ACATCATAGGGGAGATCCTTGGGGTGAGGAGTACCGTAACTGATCCTCCTGAAGCAAAGAATCGTGTGATGGTGACTATCAGGCTGGACAG TGATGACACTGTCACTCTAAGCCTATTTGACTCCCAGGCTGTTGCTTTCCATATGCAACTTGAGTCAATGCGTGATGATCCGAAGGTCATTGTTGCCACCAGCATAAACCCGAAACTGGTTGGAG GTCGTTTGTTTCTCAATGCCACATCTGGAACACATGTGTATTTCGATAAGCAGACCGATGCAGGAAGCGCCCGTTTCTATCA attggTCGCCAGAGACACGGGTCTACCGTCAGCCGCTCCGCTGCTCAGGTCGTATGCAAAGGTCGAGAAGATGACTATTGCTGAGCTCAGCAATTTTGTCGTTACTGCTGCGTCCCAG GAAATTGATTTTCTGTGTACTGGGAAGGTTGTTCGTGTGGAAGCAGAGAAGGGTTGGTGTTATGTTGCGTGCTCTAAGTGCAGTAAGAAACTGCAGCGTAGTTCATCTGCCTTGGTGTGTGGACGTTGCGATAACTCACATGCTATTGGGACTCTCCG CTATCGTGTGGAAACGGTGATATCTGATGATTCCGGCGAAGGCACGTTCGTCTGGTTTGATGGTGTGATGACCAAGCTGCATAGTCTTCGAGCAAGTGAGGCTGTACAGATGCTG GGTGAAGAGGGAGTGAATCCAGAAGACTCAATGGTACCTCCGTTCATCACAGAAATGGAAGGAAACACATACACGTTCCAAGTGAGAGTTACTGCATACAATTTCACTGAACACCATAAGACCTTCACTATCACGCGTGTAGATAAGGACCATGGTCGGCTGCCAAATGATGACGTCGATGACAAT GGGTGa
- the LOC108845952 gene encoding transcription factor bHLH153-like translates to MMMENKHSVCSLEESSMKRHKSDLSFSSKERKDKVGERVSALQQLVSPYGKTDTASVLLEAMQYIQFLQEQVKVLSAPYLQTSPTITQEELEEYSLRSRGLCLVPMEYTLGIAQSNGADIWAPVKTPTYPAFDV, encoded by the exons ATGATGATGGAGAATAAGCACAGTGTCTGTTCTCTTGAAGAAAGCAGCATGAAACGACACAAGTctgatctctctttctcttccaaG GAGAGGAAGGACAAGGTTGGAGAACGTGTTTCAGCTCTTCAACAGCTAGTTTCCCCTTATGGAAAG ACCGACACTGCATCAGTTCTTCTGGAGGCGATGCAATACATTCAGTTTCTTCAAGAACAAGTCAAG GTTCTAAGCGCTCCATATCTGCAAACATCTCCCACTATTACGCAG GAAGAGCTGGAGGAGTACAGTTTGAGAAGCAGAGGGTTGTGTCTTGTCCCAATGGAGTATACATTAGGGATTGCTCAAAGCAATGGTGCTGATATATGGGCTCCTGTGAAGACTCCAACATATCCTGCTTTTGATGTCTGA
- the LOC108847874 gene encoding probable E3 ubiquitin-protein ligase ARI11, translating into MDYSDDDVMVNTDSGEESLLSDNQVDSDYEFTDQDMDNASITKRSQLSYLVLKEDDIRKHQRTDIEHVSTVLSISQVEAIVLLLHYQWNVSKVQDEWFTDEEKVRELVGILKEPVVDLNDREMNIECGICFESYPQKEVATVSCGHPYCNACWTGYITTSINDGPGCLTVKCPEPSCSAVACQDMIDKVITDKELKEKYYRYFVRSYVEASGNKIKWCPSPGCENAIDFESRSGSEHYDVSCLCSHEFCWNCGEDAHRPVDCDTVSKWIAKNTDESENTNWILANTKPCPNCKRQIEKSMGCNVMRCSICKCMFCWNCLLPFTDHKKCNKFEGDDETDINKRKRAKSAIDRYMHYFERWASNQSSRVIAMADLKKFQSVQLKLLSLRQGTTESQLQFTIEAWRQIIECRRVLKWTYAYGYYLPEQEQTKKQFFEYLQGEAEAGLERLHHCAEEELKHFVFKTQDSSKKFGDFRRKLTGLTEATKTYFENLVKALENGLADVALNESSKSETNSKPATKRRKLK; encoded by the exons ATGGATTATTCCGATGATGATGTCATGGTCAATACTGATTCAGGCGAGGAGAGTTTATTGAGTGACAACCAGGTAGATTCCGATTATGAATTCACCGATCAAGACATGGACAACGCTTCCATAACCAAACGTTCTCAGCTTAGTTACTTAGTTCTCAAGGAAGACGACATTCGCAAGCATCAAAGAACCGATATTGAACATGTTTCAACAGTTCTTTCAATAAGCCAAGTGGAAGCAATCGTTCTGCTTCTTCACTACCAGTGGAATGTTAGTAAAGTCCAAGATGAGTGGTTCACTGACGAAGAGAAAGTCCGTGAACTCGTTGGTATACTGAAGGAGCCCGTCGTTGATCTTAATGACAGAGAAATGAATATTGAATGTGGAATTTGTTTCGAGTCGTATCCCCAAAAGGAAGTTGCAACCGTTTCTTGCGGTCATCCTTATTGCAATGCATGTTGGACCGGTTACATCACTACATCAATCAATGACGGTCCTGGTTGTTTGACGGTTAAGTGTCCTGAGCCTTCTTGTTCTGCCGTGGCATGTCAAGATATGATCGATAAGGTCATAACCGATAAAGAACTTAAGGAGAAGTACTATAGATACTTTGTTAGATCTTACGTTGAAGCTAGCGGAAACAAGATAAAATGGTGTCCGTCACCTGGATGCGAAAACGCGATTGATTTTGAAAGTAGAAGTGGAAGTGAACACTACGATGTTTCTTGCTTGTGTTCTCATGAATTCTGCTGGAACTGCGGTGAAGATGCTCACCGCCCTGTGGACTGCGACACGGTGTCGAAATGGATAGCTAAGAACACTGATGAATCCGAGAACACGAACTGGATACTTGCCAACACAAAGCCTTGTCCTAATTGCAAACGTCAGATCGAGAAGAGCATGGGATGTAACGTTATGAGATGCTCGATTTGTAAATGTATGTTTTGTTGGAATTGTCTTCTTCCATTTACTGATCACAAGAAGTGCAACAAGTTTGAGGGTGATGATGAGACTGATATTAACAAGAGAAAAAGGGCGAAAAGCGCAATCGATAGATACATGCATTATTTTGAAAGATGGGCAAGCAACCAGTCTTCGAGGGTAATAGCCATGGCAGATTTGAAGAAATTCCAGTCGGTGCAACTTAAGTTGCTTAGTCTCAGACAAGGCACAACAGAGTCTCAGCTCCAGTTCACCATAGAGGCATGGCGTCAG ATTATTGAATGTAGAAGGGTTTTGAAATGGACATATGCATATGGATACTACCTTCCAGAGCAGGAACAAACCAAGAAACAGTTTTTCGAGTATTTGCAAGGGGAAGCTGAAGCTGGTTTGGAGAGGCTACATCATTGTGCAGAGGAGGAGTTGAAACATTTTGTCTTCAAAACTCAAGATTCGTCAAAAAAATTTGGTGACTTCCGGAGGAAGCTAACTGGTTTGACCGAAGCAACCAAAACTTACTTCGAAAATCTAGTGAAGGCTTTGGAGAATGGTCTTGCTGATGTAGCACTTAATGAGAGCAGCAAATCGGAAACAAATTCGAAACCTGCTACCAAAAGACGAAAGCTGAAGTGA
- the LOC108847875 gene encoding integrin-linked protein kinase 1 isoform X2, whose translation MANLAGQLKRGISRQLSSVSLRRTFSRQFTRQASHDPRRNNMRFSFGRQSSLDPIRRSPDQGSGHPQLAVPDNLDATMQLLFVACRGDVEGVGDLLDEGIDVNSIDLDGRTALHIAACEGHVDVVKLLLTRKANIDARDRWGSTAAADAKYYGNMDVYNILKSRGAKVPKTKKTPMVVANPRQVPDYELNPQELQVRKADGISKGIYQVAKWNGTKVSVKILDKDLYKDHDTINAFKHELTLFEKVRHPNVVQFVGAVTQNVPMMIVSEYHPKGDLGSYLQKKGRLSPSKVLRFALDIARGMNYLHECKPEPVIHCDLKPKNIMLDSGGHLKVAGFGLISFDKLSSDKSKVINHGAHIDPSNYCVAPEVYRDEIFDRSADSYSFGVVLYEMIEGVQPFHPKPPEEAVKLMCLEGRRPSFKTKSKSCPEEMRELIEECWDAKAVVRPTFSEIIVRLDRIFVQCSKQGWWKDTFKFPW comes from the exons ATGGCGAACCTCGCGGGACAGCTGAAACGCGGAATCTCGAGGCAACTCTCATCCGTATCGCTCCGCCGCACGTTCAGCCGCCAGTTCACGCGCCAGGCATCGCACGATCCTCGCCGCAACAACATGCGATTCAGCTTCGGCAGGCAGTCATCTCTCGATCCGATACGAAGGAGCCCTGATCAAGGTTCTGGCCATCCTCAGCTCGCCGTCCCCGATAACCTCGACGCCACTATGCAGCTCCTCTTCGTCGCCTGTAGAGGTGATGTTGAAGGCGTTGGGGATCTGCTTGACGAAGGGATCGATGTGAATAGTATTGATCTCGATGGTCGTACCGCGCTTCATATAGCTGCCTGTGAAGGTCATGTGGATGTTGTGAAGCTTTTGCTTACTAGGAAGGCTAATATTGATGCTCGTGATCGTTGGGGAAGCACG GCAGCTGCTGATGCTAAGTACTATGGTAACATGGACGTTTACAACATCTTAAAATCCCGTGGAGCCAAAGTTCCG aaAACGAAAAAGACACCAATGGTTGTGGCCAACCCTCGTCAAGTTCCTGATTACGAGTTAAATCCACAAGAACTTCAAGTTCGGAAAGCTGATGGTATCTCAAAG GGAATCTATCAAGTAGCTAAATGGAATGGGACTAAGGTATCTGTAAAGATACTTGATAAGGATCTCTACAAGGATCATGATACCAT AAACGCCTTCAAACACGAACTTACTTTATTCGAAAAGGTTCGTCATCCTAATGTTGTGCAATTTGTTGGAGCTGTCACTCAAAATGTCCCCATGATGATTGTGTCTGAGTATCATCCTAAA GGTGACCTTGGGAGCTATCTTCAAAAGAAAGGGCGCCTTTCTCCATCCAAAGTTCTAAGATTCGCCCTCGATATAGCCAG GGGAATGAACTATCTTCACGAGTGTAAACCAGAACCAGTAATCCACTGTGATCTAAAACCCAA AAATATTATGCTCGATAGTGGAGGACATTTGAAAGTTGCGGGATTTGGTTTGATAAGTTTTGATAAGTTATCATCAGATAAATCAAAAGTCATTAATCACGGGGCACATATAGACCCTTCAA ATTACTGTGTGGCACCTGAGGTTTACAGAGATGAAATATTTGATAGAAGTGCAGATTCATACTCTTTTGGTGTCGTGTTGTATGAG ATGATTGAAGGAGTACAACCATTCCATCCTAAGCCCCCGGAAGAGGCAGTGAAGCTAATGTGTTTGGAAGGACGAAGACCTTCGTTTAAGACCAAGTCCAAAAGTTGTCCCGAAGAGATGAGAGA ATTGATTGAAGAGTGTTGGGATGCCAAAGCTGTTGTTAGACCGACTTTTTCTGAGATCATTGTTCGGCTGGACAGAATCTTTGTACAGTGCTCAAAACAAGGATGGTGGAAAGATACATTCAAGTTTCCTTGGTAA
- the LOC130494514 gene encoding uncharacterized protein LOC130494514, whose protein sequence is MRKVQLRFRSLELKRRSVVRHRRILRRLVGPEPHSCSVLLRVPVENGRIDAVIDGIRTTYVQERVNMVQDDQAPKSGGLGLLATSLGTSTLSPLKPRKVLPLLSWFMDTVLLKVSSSVILMPLPLDSGSSLLTNLGGVDQVDLILRVKAHKKQRRTQDGLARIWKTMLMSRMFSLTWESTSKCR, encoded by the exons ATGCGGAAAGTTCAGCTTCGGTTTCGATCCCTTGAGCTGAAACGCCGCTCGGTCGTACGCCACCGCCGCATCCTCCGGCGTCTCGTAGGTCCCGAGCCACACTCTTGCTCCGTTCTTCTTCGGGTTCCGGTAGAAAACGGGCGGATTGACGCCGTTATTGACGGAATCAG AACGACTTATGTACAAGAACGAGTCAACATGGTTCAGGACGACCAGGCTCCAAAGTCAGGTGGTTTAGGTCTTCTAGCAACGAGTCTAGGTACATCAACACTATCACCTTTGAAGCCAAGGAAGGTTCTCCCACTCTTGTCATGGTTCATGGATACGGTGCTTCTCAAGGTTTCTTCTTCCGTAATTTTGATGCCCTTGCCTCTCGATTCAGGGTCATCGCTATTGACCAACTTGG gtGGGGTGGATCAAGTAGACCTGATTTTACGTGTAAAAGCACATAAG AAACAGAGGCGCACACAAGATGGACTGGCGAGAATTTGGAAAACCATGTTGATGTCAAGAATGTTCTCGTTGACATGGGAATCTACTTCCAAGTGCAGGTAG
- the LOC108847980 gene encoding probable thionin-2.4, giving the protein MEGKTVILSVLIMSLVMAHNQVEATSCCPSSAARWAYYLCTMSWPITPLCISHTGCIDSETCPPGYPYAILENSGHTVNEYCKLGCASSACGALTKLQKSDANEIVNGAVARCTNACSNFCTKGLANAVEAS; this is encoded by the exons ATGGAAGGCAAAACTGTGATTTTAAGTGTGCTCATAATGAGTCTTGTCATGGCGCATAATCAGGTCGAAGCAACGAGTTGTTGCCCAAGCAGCGCTGCCAGATGGGCGTATTATTTATGCACTATGTCTTGGCCCATTACGCCACTTTGTATATCACACACTGGATGCATCGATTCTGAGACTTGTCCTCCGGGATATCCATATGCAATTCTCGAAAACTCTG GTCATACTGTCAATGAATACTGCAAGTTGGGGTGTGCATCATCTGCTTGCGGTGCCTTAACCAAACTCCAGAAATCCG ATGCAAATGAAATTGTGAATGGAGCAGTTGCACGATGCACCAACGCATGTTCTAATTTCTGCACCAAGGGTTTAGCTAATGCAGTTGAAGCTTCCTAA
- the LOC108860440 gene encoding uncharacterized protein LOC108860440 isoform X1, translating into MAMTKVFFSDLKSGRCSAVVEARLLRFWEARNVKRGGELMWADLLLVDVNGTIMQASISSNRLPRYQEQLIAGTMFSISGFDVARCAQNFRLTDSSLHIRFSETTSFKELSDPVSPLPTEAFRFRNQSELHGLANTNSHLPDIIGEILGVRSTVTDPPEAKNRVMVTIRLDSDDTVTLSLFDSQAVAFHMQLESMRDDPKVIVATSINPKLVGGRLFLNATSGTHVYFDKQTDAGSARFYQLVARDTGLPSAAPLLRSYAKVEKMTIAELSNFVVTAASQEIDFLCTGKVVRVEAEKGWCYVACSKCSKKLQRSSSALVCGRCDNSHAIGTLRYRVETVISDDSGEGTFVWFDGVMTKLHSLRASEAVQMLGEEGVNPEDSMVPPFITEMEGNTYTFQVRVTAYNFTEHHKTFTITRVDKDHGRLPNDDVDDNG; encoded by the exons ATGGCTATGACGAAAGTTTTCTTTTCAGATTTGAAATCCGGCCGGTGCTCCGCCGTCGTTGAGGCGCGGCTCCTTCGGTTCTGGGAAGCAAGAAACGTGAAACGTGGCGGCGAGCTCATGTGGGCTGACCTCCTTTTGGTGGACGTCAAT GGCACTATTATGCAGGCAAGCATAAGCTCTAACCGTCTCCCACGATACCAGGAACAACTCATTGCCGGTACAATGTTTTCGATTTCTGGTTTTGACGTCGCTAGGTGTGCGCAGAACTTCCGGCTTACGGATTCTTCTCTCCACATCCGGTTCAGCGAAACAACCTCCTTTAAGGAATTGTCCGACCCGGTTTCACCTTTGCCCACGGAAGCTTTCCGGTTCCGTAACCAGTCGGAGTTGCATGGACTGGCAAACACGAACAGTCACTTACCAg ACATCATAGGGGAGATCCTTGGGGTGAGGAGTACCGTAACTGATCCTCCTGAAGCAAAGAATCGTGTGATGGTGACTATCAGGCTGGACAG TGATGACACTGTCACTCTAAGCCTATTTGACTCCCAGGCTGTTGCTTTCCATATGCAACTTGAGTCAATGCGTGATGATCCGAAGGTCATTGTTGCCACCAGCATAAACCCGAAACTGGTTGGAG GTCGTTTGTTTCTCAATGCCACATCTGGAACACATGTGTATTTCGATAAGCAGACCGATGCAGGAAGCGCCCGTTTCTATCA attggTCGCCAGAGACACGGGTCTACCGTCAGCCGCTCCGCTGCTCAGGTCGTATGCAAAGGTCGAGAAGATGACTATTGCTGAGCTCAGCAATTTTGTCGTTACTGCTGCGTCCCAG GAAATTGATTTTCTGTGTACTGGGAAGGTTGTTCGTGTGGAAGCAGAGAAGGGTTGGTGTTATGTTGCGTGCTCTAAGTGCAGTAAGAAACTGCAGCGTAGTTCATCTGCCTTGGTGTGTGGACGTTGCGATAACTCACATGCTATTGGGACTCTCCG CTATCGTGTGGAAACGGTGATATCTGATGATTCCGGCGAAGGCACGTTCGTCTGGTTTGATGGTGTGATGACCAAGCTGCATAGTCTTCGAGCAAGTGAGGCTGTACAGATGCTG GGTGAAGAGGGAGTGAATCCAGAAGACTCAATGGTACCTCCGTTCATCACAGAAATGGAAGGAAACACATACACGTTCCAAGTGAGAGTTACTGCATACAATTTCACTGAACACCATAAGACCTTCACTATCACGCGTGTAGATAAGGACCATGGTCGGCTGCCAAATGATGACGTCGATGACAAT GGGTGa